In one window of Candidatus Methanoplasma cognatum DNA:
- a CDS encoding 30S ribosomal protein S27ae, which produces MAAAPAPAAKKKDAKPAEKKGPKSVSKKDAYKVDGGKIERTKPVCPKCGPGIFMAVHKDRTSCGKCGYTEFKKKE; this is translated from the coding sequence ATGGCAGCAGCACCGGCACCCGCAGCAAAGAAGAAGGATGCTAAACCAGCGGAGAAGAAAGGTCCGAAATCCGTCTCGAAGAAGGATGCGTACAAGGTCGACGGCGGCAAGATCGAAAGAACGAAGCCCGTCTGCCCCAAGTGCGGACCAGGTATCTTCATGGCAGTCCACAAAGACCGCACCTCATGCGGAAAATGCGGATACACCGAATTCAAAAAGAAAGAATAA
- a CDS encoding zinc ribbon domain-containing protein, whose amino-acid sequence MLKAFTRNYNDNSTDAGFEFTFNCDVCNDGYKSSFIESDTYKKKRGTRLLGQGANIIGNLAGGRARTVGSSAQQGSNAMSQTFEGKPPEWHKEHEQAFERAQNESKEHFHRCPGCNSYVCDHCWNEDATLCTKCAPRQEVSVAQAHAKAMQRDIDKAGDSATVWQGKIESKTTICPSCGKPAGTGKFCNNCGTSMEQKECPKCGAKNALGVRFCNNCGENLQQAAAAPDGKCPECGFDNPPGTKFCGDCGSKMG is encoded by the coding sequence ATGCTGAAAGCTTTCACACGAAATTACAACGATAACAGCACCGACGCCGGGTTCGAGTTCACCTTCAACTGCGATGTCTGCAACGACGGCTACAAGTCCAGCTTTATCGAGTCGGATACCTATAAAAAGAAGAGAGGGACCCGCCTGCTCGGACAAGGCGCCAATATCATCGGGAACCTTGCCGGAGGGAGAGCCAGGACGGTCGGCAGTTCCGCCCAGCAGGGCAGCAACGCCATGTCACAGACATTCGAAGGAAAACCTCCGGAATGGCACAAGGAGCACGAACAGGCGTTCGAGAGGGCACAGAACGAATCCAAAGAACACTTCCACCGCTGCCCCGGCTGCAACTCGTATGTCTGCGACCACTGCTGGAACGAGGATGCGACGCTTTGTACAAAATGCGCGCCGCGCCAGGAGGTCTCGGTAGCGCAGGCCCATGCGAAGGCCATGCAGCGCGATATAGACAAAGCGGGAGACTCGGCCACGGTGTGGCAGGGTAAGATCGAGAGCAAGACCACCATCTGCCCTTCCTGCGGGAAGCCGGCGGGAACCGGAAAGTTCTGCAACAACTGCGGAACCTCAATGGAACAGAAAGAATGTCCAAAATGCGGCGCGAAGAACGCCCTGGGAGTCCGCTTCTGTAACAACTGCGGTGAGAATCTGCAGCAGGCTGCGGCTGCTCCCGATGGAAAATGCCCCGAATGCGGATTTGACAACCCGCCCGGAACGAAGTTCTGCGGCGATTGCGGGAGCAAGATGGGCTGA
- a CDS encoding sodium-translocating pyrophosphatase, with product MIPVAAVIALIFALYFFRNIWSRDKGTPEMQKISDAIETGAMAYLRRQYKTIGAISIILAIVLALAGFIEDFKEYLGPMVAVAFLIGAGFSILSGYIGMRISVKANIRTASAAGKSLNDAFVCSFRGGAISGIAVSALSLVGLFTVVFVYDALIDGTMTKTLHAVVGYAFGASFAALFAQLGGGIYTKAADVGADLVGKVEAGIPEDDPRNPAVIADLVGDNVGDCAGRGADIFESTAAEIIGSMVIGTAVIAAAGGIGLSNNWVFLPLVLMAFGLIASLVGIFVVRMKGEDTDVFKALNKGYYLTIALVLVFLAITTYFLLGEECELWYYYFGTGVVGIVLGLAIVYITQYYTGDHKPVKGIAKSSETGPATNVIEGISIGLESTVLPVVCIVAAIIISYMLGYHAAPAGADQVAFGLYGTAVGTIAMLASSAFILAEDTFGPITDNAGGIAEMSNQPEEVRKRTDKLDAAGNTTKALTKGYAMASAALAAFLLFAAFFEIVAEIRGESLSDVFNVNIGNPIIFCGALVGAVLVFYFASLAIRAVGKAAGEMIEEVRRQFREDPGIMEGTSEPSYKDCVDIATRGALRAMVLPALLPILVPVVFGLIYRFLFPDEAYMAVGALIMVGTIVGILMANFLNNGGGAWDNAKKYIEEGHHGGKKSVAHAAAVVGDTIGDPFKDTAGPSIHVLVKLLSTICLVTAVLFVV from the coding sequence ATGATCCCCGTCGCTGCGGTCATCGCATTGATCTTCGCTCTGTATTTCTTCAGGAATATCTGGTCAAGAGACAAAGGCACTCCTGAAATGCAGAAGATATCCGATGCGATAGAGACCGGCGCCATGGCATACCTTAGGCGCCAATACAAGACGATAGGGGCAATAAGCATAATTCTGGCAATCGTACTGGCACTTGCCGGATTCATAGAAGACTTTAAGGAATACCTCGGACCAATGGTCGCGGTTGCGTTCCTGATTGGTGCCGGATTCTCCATACTTTCCGGATACATCGGAATGAGGATATCCGTTAAAGCGAACATCAGGACGGCTAGCGCTGCCGGGAAGTCGCTCAACGACGCTTTCGTCTGTTCGTTCCGCGGAGGTGCCATTTCTGGTATCGCTGTTTCCGCATTGAGTCTTGTTGGTCTGTTCACCGTCGTTTTCGTATACGATGCGTTGATCGATGGGACGATGACGAAGACCTTGCATGCGGTCGTAGGATACGCGTTCGGTGCTTCCTTCGCAGCCCTGTTCGCACAACTCGGCGGCGGCATCTACACCAAAGCGGCAGATGTCGGCGCGGACCTTGTGGGAAAGGTCGAGGCAGGGATACCTGAAGATGACCCGAGGAACCCAGCGGTCATCGCAGATCTGGTCGGCGACAATGTAGGAGACTGTGCAGGCCGCGGTGCTGATATATTCGAATCCACCGCCGCCGAGATAATTGGTTCGATGGTCATCGGAACAGCCGTAATAGCGGCCGCCGGAGGGATAGGACTTTCCAACAACTGGGTATTCCTCCCCTTGGTCCTAATGGCATTCGGACTCATTGCATCGCTGGTCGGGATATTCGTCGTAAGGATGAAGGGCGAGGACACCGATGTGTTCAAAGCTCTCAACAAAGGGTATTACCTCACCATTGCGCTGGTTTTGGTGTTCCTGGCGATAACGACATACTTCTTGCTGGGCGAGGAATGCGAACTTTGGTACTATTACTTCGGGACCGGAGTGGTCGGTATCGTGCTCGGGCTCGCTATAGTATATATCACACAATATTACACTGGCGACCACAAGCCTGTGAAAGGAATTGCGAAATCATCCGAGACCGGTCCGGCAACCAATGTCATAGAAGGCATATCCATCGGACTTGAGTCAACAGTGCTCCCAGTGGTGTGCATAGTGGCCGCCATCATAATCTCATACATGCTGGGTTACCATGCCGCACCCGCAGGCGCGGACCAAGTGGCCTTCGGTCTGTACGGGACAGCGGTAGGCACAATAGCGATGCTCGCATCCTCCGCATTCATACTTGCGGAGGACACCTTTGGTCCGATAACCGACAATGCGGGCGGCATAGCCGAAATGTCCAACCAGCCGGAGGAAGTAAGGAAAAGGACCGACAAACTAGATGCGGCCGGAAACACCACAAAAGCCCTCACCAAAGGGTATGCGATGGCTTCAGCGGCACTTGCGGCGTTCCTGCTGTTCGCGGCGTTCTTTGAGATCGTTGCCGAGATAAGAGGAGAGTCCCTCTCAGATGTTTTCAACGTCAATATCGGGAACCCCATCATATTCTGCGGCGCACTTGTTGGAGCCGTGCTCGTGTTCTATTTCGCGTCTCTTGCCATAAGGGCGGTCGGAAAGGCAGCCGGGGAGATGATCGAAGAAGTACGCAGGCAATTCCGCGAGGATCCCGGAATAATGGAAGGGACGTCCGAACCCAGCTACAAGGATTGCGTTGACATAGCGACCCGCGGCGCCCTGAGGGCGATGGTGCTTCCCGCACTGCTCCCTATTTTGGTGCCAGTAGTCTTTGGACTGATATACAGGTTCCTCTTCCCCGACGAAGCCTACATGGCGGTCGGGGCACTGATCATGGTAGGTACGATAGTGGGCATCCTCATGGCCAACTTCCTTAACAACGGAGGAGGCGCCTGGGACAATGCTAAGAAGTACATCGAGGAAGGCCACCACGGCGGAAAGAAGTCCGTCGCCCATGCGGCGGCCGTTGTCGGAGACACGATCGGAGACCCCTTCAAGGACACCGCAGGGCCCTCCATACACGTGCTCGTGAAGCTGCTGTCCACGATATGCCTGGTCACGGCAGTCCTGTTCGTAGTGTAA
- a CDS encoding aconitase X catalytic domain-containing protein, translating to MYLTRDEEEMLAGEDGESCRKAMELVVALGKIYGAEDLIDITSAHLSGASYKTIGDGGVKYLEDMVKGGARVSVPSTLNPIGMDRERWKEMHIPPAFAEKQLKIIDLYKRMGVRATCSCTPYLEDNVPSLGDHVAWAESSALSFVNSYIGARTNREGGPGALAAAIIGRTANYGLHIDENRKPTVVIDAETDGSVFSYSMLGQAVGMSIGGGIPYFRGVEPTVDDAKTMSAAMAASGSVALYHVEGVTPEAGNFDISGLETISIGRKELKDAYDKLNTAEDVQLIALGCPHLSRKEMKDIAAFLKGKKKKNKDVEIWFCTSSKIREECAEEVRIMEEFGPVLADTCMVVSPIEGIFKRTGTNSAKAGNYLPTLCSQDVVCKDISKLMEVVI from the coding sequence ATGTATCTTACCAGGGATGAAGAGGAGATGCTCGCCGGCGAAGACGGCGAGAGCTGCCGAAAGGCCATGGAGCTTGTTGTGGCGCTCGGTAAGATATACGGAGCGGAGGATCTTATCGACATAACGTCAGCACATCTTTCGGGCGCGTCCTACAAGACGATAGGGGACGGCGGCGTGAAGTATCTGGAAGATATGGTGAAGGGAGGGGCGAGAGTTTCAGTCCCCTCCACGCTGAACCCGATCGGGATGGACAGGGAAAGATGGAAGGAGATGCACATACCTCCTGCGTTCGCGGAGAAGCAGCTGAAGATAATCGATCTGTATAAGAGAATGGGGGTCAGGGCCACCTGCTCATGCACCCCTTACCTGGAGGACAACGTTCCCTCTTTGGGGGATCACGTCGCATGGGCTGAATCCTCCGCTTTATCGTTCGTGAATTCATACATCGGAGCAAGGACCAACAGAGAAGGGGGGCCGGGAGCGCTCGCGGCGGCGATAATAGGCAGGACCGCAAACTATGGTCTCCACATAGACGAGAACAGAAAGCCCACGGTCGTCATAGACGCGGAGACCGACGGGTCGGTGTTCAGCTACTCGATGCTCGGGCAGGCCGTGGGGATGTCGATAGGCGGCGGCATACCTTATTTCAGAGGAGTCGAGCCAACCGTTGACGACGCGAAGACGATGTCTGCGGCGATGGCGGCCTCAGGTTCGGTCGCTTTGTATCACGTCGAAGGGGTCACTCCGGAAGCCGGGAACTTTGACATAAGCGGACTGGAAACAATATCGATAGGCAGAAAGGAGCTCAAGGATGCATATGACAAACTGAACACGGCGGAAGATGTTCAGCTCATAGCGCTGGGCTGTCCGCATCTGAGCCGGAAAGAGATGAAGGACATCGCCGCATTCCTAAAAGGGAAGAAAAAGAAGAACAAGGACGTTGAGATCTGGTTCTGCACATCTTCAAAGATACGCGAAGAATGTGCTGAGGAAGTAAGGATAATGGAGGAATTCGGCCCCGTATTGGCGGACACCTGCATGGTGGTCTCGCCGATAGAAGGGATATTCAAGAGGACCGGCACAAACTCCGCAAAGGCCGGCAACTATCTTCCCACGCTGTGCTCTCAGGATGTCGTGTGCAAGGACATCTCAAAGCTGATGGAGGTCGTGATTTGA
- a CDS encoding GTP-dependent dephospho-CoA kinase family protein — protein MEAVSRKVPEKNRELFKEPLGRDLKEEELTIIGKTPKMITVGDVVSLTVVEHGIIPDLSVYDGMTERKEMTEFAALVKNKGWEETVVKNEAGTITAELITAVKNALNGKKEIIRVEGEEDLAVLPCILLSPEGTNIIYGWPGRGMKLIVTDENVRRKAQRLMEMMEELE, from the coding sequence ATGGAAGCGGTAAGCAGAAAGGTCCCGGAAAAGAACAGAGAGCTCTTCAAAGAGCCGCTGGGCAGGGACCTCAAAGAAGAAGAACTGACGATCATCGGCAAAACGCCGAAGATGATCACGGTCGGCGACGTGGTGTCGCTGACAGTGGTTGAACACGGGATCATTCCCGACCTCTCCGTCTACGACGGAATGACGGAAAGGAAGGAAATGACCGAGTTCGCAGCCCTTGTGAAGAACAAAGGGTGGGAAGAGACAGTGGTGAAGAACGAGGCCGGAACCATAACGGCCGAGCTGATAACCGCTGTGAAAAACGCTTTGAACGGGAAGAAGGAGATAATCCGTGTGGAAGGGGAAGAGGACCTGGCGGTATTGCCGTGCATCCTTTTGTCCCCCGAAGGCACGAACATTATCTACGGATGGCCCGGAAGAGGGATGAAGCTCATCGTGACCGATGAGAACGTCCGGAGGAAAGCTCAGCGCCTCATGGAAATGATGGAGGAGTTGGAATGA
- a CDS encoding DNA-directed RNA polymerase — MYMLTEAERIVRIPPAELDEEIEKVIDALTWDSFEGKIGEDKEITVLIKNVRPLGPGRIVHGDGAVYQTVKYEQVVFKLKDNEVIEGVVVEILKFGAFVRFGPLDGLLHISQVMDDRVDIDESNQRLVGKDTGRNLSLGDVVRARIVSIDLNEKNPQDSKIGLTMRQPGLGKLQWLEEDRKKKQQEGNAP; from the coding sequence ATGTATATGCTGACAGAAGCTGAGAGGATCGTAAGGATCCCCCCCGCAGAACTTGACGAGGAGATAGAGAAGGTCATCGACGCCCTTACTTGGGACTCCTTTGAAGGAAAGATCGGAGAGGACAAAGAGATAACGGTCCTCATAAAGAACGTGAGGCCGCTGGGACCCGGACGTATCGTCCACGGGGACGGAGCGGTGTATCAGACCGTCAAGTATGAGCAGGTGGTGTTCAAGCTCAAGGACAATGAGGTGATCGAAGGCGTCGTGGTGGAGATCCTCAAGTTCGGGGCATTCGTAAGATTCGGGCCGCTGGACGGCCTCCTCCACATAAGCCAGGTGATGGACGACCGCGTCGACATAGACGAGTCGAACCAAAGGCTGGTGGGAAAGGATACGGGAAGGAACCTCTCATTGGGCGACGTGGTGAGGGCAAGGATCGTAAGCATTGACCTCAACGAAAAGAACCCCCAGGACAGCAAGATCGGCCTGACGATGAGGCAGCCCGGACTCGGAAAGCTCCAGTGGCTTGAGGAGGACCGCAAGAAGAAACAGCAGGAAGGTAATGCCCCATGA
- a CDS encoding zinc ribbon domain-containing protein → MHRTAGGTIMATYKQPCIHCGEMIERDSVYCSKCASSSPFGYHCPSCLKPIQRGNDLCSGCGRKLMVPCPSCGGQTFAGSEKCDACGGSLMVPCPNARCGKPQFFENSRCTACGKSVQNTKKSFFSRGK, encoded by the coding sequence ATGCACCGCACAGCGGGAGGGACGATAATGGCTACGTACAAACAACCCTGTATCCATTGCGGTGAGATGATCGAAAGGGACAGCGTCTACTGTTCCAAATGCGCCAGTTCGAGTCCTTTCGGATATCACTGCCCGTCCTGTCTGAAGCCGATACAACGCGGAAATGACCTCTGTTCCGGATGCGGCAGAAAGTTGATGGTCCCTTGTCCGTCCTGCGGCGGCCAGACCTTCGCGGGCAGCGAGAAATGCGATGCCTGCGGCGGATCGCTCATGGTGCCGTGCCCGAACGCTCGATGCGGGAAACCGCAATTCTTTGAGAACTCCAGGTGCACTGCCTGCGGCAAATCGGTCCAAAACACGAAAAAATCATTCTTTTCAAGGGGGAAATAA
- a CDS encoding DUF126 domain-containing protein, whose translation MILQGRAISSGRVEGKVLKLNGTFSFLGGVNASTGDLNVGEGNIAGKVFVFRGGKGSTVGSFVMYDLMVHGKAPIAVVNSTAETIVTTGAVISSIPMVDMIDIDVLFDGDEVIVDGDSGTVEIKGIKVIKTASCALLNESGKVLLLQRPEDARSFPGWRSLVAGKVEVGEDPEDTAVREIMEETQISVSKPVARLPPVYVREKDVIWEVYPFLFRVRDQDPKLNKENVGYEWVIPDDLKGDMSAVPLTHEVVSKMLKGLE comes from the coding sequence TTGATACTGCAGGGAAGGGCGATATCATCCGGAAGGGTCGAAGGAAAGGTCCTGAAGCTGAACGGGACGTTCAGTTTCCTCGGAGGCGTTAATGCGTCAACCGGAGACCTCAACGTCGGAGAAGGAAACATCGCGGGGAAGGTATTCGTTTTCCGCGGGGGAAAGGGGAGCACAGTGGGTTCGTTTGTCATGTACGACCTGATGGTCCACGGCAAAGCGCCGATAGCGGTCGTGAACAGCACGGCGGAGACGATAGTCACCACCGGCGCGGTGATATCTTCGATACCGATGGTGGATATGATAGATATCGATGTTCTTTTTGACGGTGATGAAGTAATCGTCGACGGAGACAGCGGAACCGTTGAGATAAAGGGAATCAAAGTGATCAAAACGGCGTCCTGCGCCCTTCTCAACGAGAGCGGAAAGGTCCTTCTGCTACAGCGCCCGGAGGATGCGAGATCATTTCCGGGGTGGAGGTCACTCGTCGCAGGGAAGGTAGAGGTCGGAGAGGATCCGGAGGATACCGCCGTAAGAGAGATAATGGAAGAGACGCAGATCTCTGTTTCAAAGCCTGTAGCGCGTCTGCCGCCCGTGTACGTAAGGGAAAAGGACGTCATATGGGAGGTCTACCCCTTCCTTTTCAGGGTGAGGGATCAGGACCCTAAGCTCAACAAAGAGAATGTGGGATATGAGTGGGTCATCCCGGATGATCTGAAGGGAGACATGTCCGCAGTCCCGCTGACGCATGAGGTCGTAAGCAAAATGTTAAAAGGGTTGGAATGA
- a CDS encoding isocitrate/isopropylmalate family dehydrogenase, whose translation MTKKILVLPGDGIGPEVICSAVGVLEQAAGGSIELTYGDIGQSAFVKTSEYLPGETVGLAADADAIIVGGVVDTPSDRSYRNPVRVLKKQLNLHSVVRKFFPLCESIGVRGVDLLIINGNPDALLNILETESLDGVDLHKFMSAASGKKLFQETRRISSAMKRKKITCAHRTSMFQALDGMFVELFYKELAGSGFLIEDMEVGEVASELVKDPSSMDVIVTTDIYGTVLAGVAAGMVGGSYLTPVGSIGDNSGLFEPMHGPNPKAVRDGMANPTSAILSGAMALDHLGMSSQAEKIRKAVRCVYSKGEITPDVGGTATTKEFTDSVINMLKDTK comes from the coding sequence ATGACAAAAAAGATACTGGTACTTCCGGGGGACGGCATAGGTCCCGAGGTCATCTGTTCGGCCGTCGGCGTGCTGGAGCAGGCGGCGGGCGGCAGCATCGAGCTGACATATGGTGACATCGGCCAGTCCGCGTTCGTTAAGACGTCCGAATACCTCCCGGGGGAGACCGTCGGTCTGGCGGCCGATGCCGATGCGATAATCGTGGGCGGAGTGGTCGATACGCCCTCCGACAGAAGCTACAGGAACCCCGTCAGGGTACTGAAGAAACAGCTGAACCTGCATTCGGTGGTAAGGAAATTCTTCCCTCTATGCGAGAGCATCGGGGTCCGCGGCGTTGATCTGCTTATCATCAACGGTAATCCCGACGCGCTCCTGAACATACTGGAAACGGAATCCCTGGACGGGGTCGATCTCCATAAGTTCATGTCGGCCGCAAGCGGTAAGAAGCTGTTCCAGGAAACGAGACGGATATCCTCGGCGATGAAACGAAAAAAAATAACATGCGCGCACAGGACGAGTATGTTCCAGGCCTTGGACGGCATGTTCGTCGAACTCTTTTACAAAGAGCTTGCCGGCTCCGGATTCCTTATCGAGGACATGGAAGTGGGAGAGGTCGCATCCGAGCTTGTGAAGGATCCCTCTTCCATGGACGTCATCGTAACTACGGACATATACGGGACGGTCCTTGCGGGGGTCGCCGCCGGAATGGTCGGCGGCAGTTATCTGACGCCGGTGGGAAGCATCGGCGATAATTCCGGGCTCTTCGAGCCTATGCACGGCCCCAACCCGAAAGCGGTCAGGGACGGGATGGCGAACCCGACGTCCGCGATATTATCGGGCGCGATGGCCCTGGACCATCTCGGGATGTCGTCCCAGGCAGAGAAAATTAGAAAAGCCGTAAGGTGCGTTTACAGTAAAGGGGAGATCACGCCCGACGTCGGCGGGACCGCGACGACAAAAGAGTTCACCGATTCCGTGATAAACATGCTTAAAGATACAAAATGA
- a CDS encoding suppressor of fused domain protein, which produces MGLGDEFKKENGRPSGTAAIDKTFGSMYPDQRSLFIHSPIPHIFAGGGPLDCVGVHDAGDFWHFVTYGFSNTYDVVGEGSEKTEWSGLGFELTLKLKKQPFIASPEAADSEIRTIVGIFDVLANYVRSSKYVFRPYEIFYNEQREGFDARQVSKLTGFATLPDIAGTIETPNGKVEFICLVGMTDKELRSIYEHKHTVKEMLSLLGSDLTDYSRNDAI; this is translated from the coding sequence ATGGGTTTAGGCGATGAATTCAAAAAAGAAAACGGTCGCCCGTCAGGAACAGCCGCTATCGACAAAACATTCGGCTCGATGTATCCGGATCAAAGATCGTTGTTCATTCACAGCCCCATTCCGCACATATTTGCAGGAGGAGGTCCCTTGGATTGCGTAGGGGTCCATGACGCCGGAGATTTTTGGCATTTCGTGACCTATGGCTTCTCAAACACTTATGATGTTGTTGGTGAGGGATCTGAAAAGACCGAATGGAGCGGTTTAGGCTTTGAATTGACCTTAAAACTCAAGAAGCAGCCCTTCATTGCCAGCCCCGAAGCTGCCGATTCCGAGATCCGCACAATTGTGGGGATATTTGATGTGTTAGCGAATTACGTGCGCAGCAGCAAATACGTTTTTCGCCCTTACGAGATCTTCTACAATGAACAAAGGGAAGGGTTCGACGCACGGCAGGTATCTAAATTGACAGGCTTTGCCACTCTGCCCGACATTGCGGGAACGATCGAAACGCCCAACGGCAAGGTAGAATTCATCTGTTTGGTCGGTATGACCGACAAAGAGCTAAGAAGTATCTATGAACATAAACACACAGTCAAAGAAATGCTGAGCCTGCTTGGATCTGATCTGACCGATTATTCTCGTAATGATGCCATATAA
- a CDS encoding DNA-directed RNA polymerase, subunit E'' — MTNQTYRACKQCNFLSEIDTCPRCGGQTSKEWQGFIAVVDFEKSDIAKRMGITANGRYALKVR; from the coding sequence ATGACCAACCAGACATACAGGGCATGCAAACAGTGCAACTTCTTGTCGGAGATCGACACATGCCCCCGTTGCGGAGGACAGACCTCGAAGGAGTGGCAGGGGTTCATCGCTGTGGTGGATTTCGAGAAATCGGACATCGCCAAGAGAATGGGGATAACGGCGAACGGCAGATATGCCCTTAAGGTCCGCTGA
- a CDS encoding deoxyhypusine synthase, translating into MTDLELIPVRDIKITKNMTADQLLRAMGEAGGFTAQKLADATGIAESMAKDKDCLKILSFPACIMATGTRGVIVDMVRNGLVDLIITTCGTLDHDLSRSYAEYYKGDFMMDDEMLREKYEISRLGNVLVPDECYGAVLEENLLPMFDEIFAETQSMTTREIIDAVGSRLNDEDSLLYQCHKMGVPIVVPGITDGSFGCQLWMYYQTHRKLRIDLFGDEQMLSELTNGAKTIGAIIVGGGISKHHVIWWSQFRGGLDYCIYLTTAEEYDGSLSGARIREAVSWGKVKADAKKMTVEGDATITLPMIYAGVISRI; encoded by the coding sequence ATGACGGACCTAGAACTTATCCCTGTCAGGGATATCAAAATAACAAAGAACATGACCGCCGATCAGCTGCTCAGAGCGATGGGGGAAGCCGGGGGATTCACCGCCCAGAAGCTTGCTGACGCGACCGGCATCGCAGAATCCATGGCGAAGGACAAGGACTGCCTGAAGATACTCTCATTCCCTGCCTGCATAATGGCAACGGGGACGAGAGGGGTCATCGTCGACATGGTCAGGAACGGCCTCGTGGATCTTATCATAACGACCTGCGGAACGCTCGATCACGATCTGTCAAGAAGCTACGCCGAGTACTACAAAGGGGATTTCATGATGGACGATGAGATGCTCCGGGAGAAGTACGAGATCAGCAGACTGGGGAACGTGCTGGTCCCGGACGAGTGCTACGGAGCGGTTCTTGAAGAGAACCTCCTGCCTATGTTCGATGAGATATTCGCGGAGACCCAGTCGATGACCACGCGTGAGATAATAGACGCCGTCGGATCAAGGTTGAACGACGAGGACAGCCTTCTTTACCAATGCCATAAAATGGGGGTCCCGATCGTCGTTCCGGGAATAACGGACGGGTCCTTCGGATGCCAGCTCTGGATGTACTATCAGACGCACAGGAAGCTGCGCATAGATCTTTTCGGCGACGAGCAGATGCTAAGCGAGCTGACCAACGGGGCAAAGACCATCGGTGCGATAATAGTCGGCGGCGGAATATCCAAACACCACGTTATATGGTGGAGCCAATTCAGAGGCGGGTTGGACTACTGCATATATCTGACGACCGCCGAGGAATATGACGGTTCGCTGTCCGGCGCACGCATAAGGGAGGCCGTGTCCTGGGGGAAAGTAAAGGCCGATGCGAAGAAGATGACCGTGGAGGGGGACGCCACCATCACCCTTCCGATGATATACGCCGGGGTCATCAGCAGGATCTGA